Genomic window (Candidatus Woesearchaeota archaeon):
TGCATCTGATGCGTAATCTTTAACTTCATCTCTAAGATGTTTAATAGACTCTGGTTTATTTGTGTGTTTTAATAATGCCTTATGCAAAGCAACATTGCCTATGCACTTAGACAGAGATTTTATAACAGCAGTTTTTCCCATTTTGCTTCCTTTAATTCGTTCAATGTACTTTTTAATAATCTATTTAAGTATAAATAAGCTATTTTTTTGTCCGTTACTAAACCACGATTATTCTTAAGCTTATTTACCAGATTTTTACCCAGCTCATCTTCAATTATTTTATTGAGCAGCATGTTGTCCATAATTTTATTCATCATCAGTTTTATTAACCATAAATTTCTTATTGCCTTGTATAATTCCAGACCAGATATTCCGCCCAAATCCTCTGGCTCTATTATGCTGTAATCTGTTTTCATTCTTAAATCTAATTTATAGATTTCTGTCTTGGCAGGCAATTTTAATAGCCCATAGATGGTTTTGCTGTTTTTTAATTGGTAAATCAACGTTATACTTGAGGAGTATGACTCATAAATAGCTTCTTCCGTGTATATCTCTAAATCCAGCTTTAAGCCCTGTTTTTTTGCCTTGTTTTTTATAGCGATTATCAGCTTATATTTTTCACCAAGCTTTTCCCAAAATTTCTTTTTAACAGCCACTAGTACATCTATGTCATTATAGCTTTCATAGTTGTTGTAGATCGCAGAGCCGTATATAGTTATAGATCCGACCTCCTTGATATTTGATAATACCAGCCTTTTTATCCTTTTTTCAATAGCAGGGATTTTTTGGTTGTAGCCCAATAGGGATAGTAAGCCTTTGCTGTCTATTAAGCTCATTTCCCTCAGCTTTGGCCTTATGTATTTGCTCAGGTAATTAGAGTCCTGCTGTGTCAGCTTCATTTTCTTTAGTTTTTTGTCTATTACTTCAAGTTCTCTCTTTGTTAGCAATAGGCTTGTTTCTTGTACCATTTAATAACTATATATATTAAGTGATATATAAAGATTTCTATTTTATCAACATTTTAACCCTGCTAAAATTAATATTTTCTAAATAATAGTAAGATTATTTATATGTCGGAAATATACCATTAGTCTATGACTGATGGATAATATCCTGCTGCATATTTCGTTGTGTGGTATATTTCCGAGCATGCTCAAAAACCACCTGATGCTACAAATAGTAGCAACATGCCACCAGCCTATGGCTGGTGGTTTTTGACAAATAGTTTTTGAAGATTGAACAGCTTGTTGAACTAACTATTTATTTTTAATGCTTTCCTTTAGCTCAATCTCCTCGCCAAACATCTCTTTTCTTTTCAGCTCTTTCCTCTGCTTTTCAAGCCATCTGTAAACAGTTGAATGCGGGCTTCCCTTAAGCAGGCTTTCAACAGCTCTTTTGGCAACAGAAACATGCTCTGCTTCGCCCACTATGCTTATTGTCTTGCCGTAAACGCATACGCAGCTTCCGGTAAGGTCCTCTATGATGCGCCTTGATTTTCCGTTTTCACCGATAACCCTGCCTTTCAGCCTTATAAGATGATTTTTCTTGTCTTTCACGTAATCTTTAATGTCAATAAGCTCAAATACATAGTCTGCCTTTAAAAGATGCATTGCAATATCCGGGTTAAAGCCCCGGCCTATTGCCTTG
Coding sequences:
- a CDS encoding nucleotidyltransferase domain-containing protein, with translation MVQETSLLLTKRELEVIDKKLKKMKLTQQDSNYLSKYIRPKLREMSLIDSKGLLSLLGYNQKIPAIEKRIKRLVLSNIKEVGSITIYGSAIYNNYESYNDIDVLVAVKKKFWEKLGEKYKLIIAIKNKAKKQGLKLDLEIYTEEAIYESYSSSITLIYQLKNSKTIYGLLKLPAKTEIYKLDLRMKTDYSIIEPEDLGGISGLELYKAIRNLWLIKLMMNKIMDNMLLNKIIEDELGKNLVNKLKNNRGLVTDKKIAYLYLNRLLKSTLNELKEAKWEKLLL
- a CDS encoding RNA-processing protein (similar to yeast Dim2p protein that is essential for 40S ribosomal subunit; structural studies show binding to 3' end of 16S rRNA in complex with archaeal IF2 alpha), with the protein product MAEFRYELIIPKERIAVLIGKKGEVKKAIEANTNTKLNIDSGEGIVRVEGKDAISMFNTQEVVKAIGRGFNPDIAMHLLKADYVFELIDIKDYVKDKKNHLIRLKGRVIGENGKSRRIIEDLTGSCVCVYGKTISIVGEAEHVSVAKRAVESLLKGSPHSTVYRWLEKQRKELKRKEMFGEEIELKESIKNK